Below is a genomic region from Mustela lutreola isolate mMusLut2 chromosome 1, mMusLut2.pri, whole genome shotgun sequence.
TGAGCCTAAAGACATGGAATATTTAAATCTaattgataaagaatttaaaatactatTATAAAGAAATTCAGTGAGCTAATACACTGATCTCcagaataaaattaatgaaaagaaggAGTACTTTACCAAAGAGATTAAACTTCTAAAAAACCAAACATTCTGGCACTGAGGAAGTCAATGCATGAGATGAGGAATCACTAGAATGCATTGGAAATAGAGCAGACGGAGGAGAGAATAAGCAAGCTTGAGGATAGGAATATAAAAATGGTTCCCGTAAAAGAGGAGCAAAaactaaggtttttaaaaagtgaagaaaccCTGTGAAAACTATCAGACTCCTTTAGCAGAACCAACATAAGATTAGAGGGTatcccaaaaggagaagagagtatATTTAAAGAGGTAATAGAGAACTTCCCAAACCCAGGGAAGGAACTGGGTTCTTTCTGATCTATGAAGCTAACAAACCACTTTATTTATCTCAGTGCAAAAAGACCTTCTCTGAGACACATTACATTAAAACTGTCAAAAGAcagtaataaattattttgaaggaAACTAGGGGGAACAAAACAGTAACCTACAAAAGAAGTTCTGTCAATATCAGCATATTTTTCAGTGGAAGCTCTACAGGCCAGGAGAGAGTGGAATGACACTTTAAAGTATTGAAAAATACAGGCATGCGCCGACTTCCTCTTTTTCCGGCTGGAACCATGGAGGGtacagaggagaagaaaaagaaggttcCTGCCATGCCAGAAACCCTTAAAAAGAAGCGAAGGAATTTCGCAGAGCTGAAGATCAAGCGTCTGAGGAAGAAGTTTGCTCAAAAGATGCTTCGAAAGGCAAGGAGGAAGCTTATCTATGAGAAAGCCAAGCATTACCACAAGGAGTACAGACAGATGTACCGGACCAAGATGAGGATGGCGAGGATGGCGAGAAAAGCTGGCAACTTCTACGTACCTGCAGAACCCAAGTTGGCGTTTGTCATCAGGATCAGAGGCATCAATGGTGTGAGCCCAAAGGTTCAAAAGGTGTTGCAGCTCCTTCGCCTTCGTCAAATCTTTAATGGCACCTTTGTTAagctcaacaaggcttcagttaaCATGTTAAGGATTGTGGAACCATATATAGCATGGGGGTACCCTAACCTGAAGTCAGTGAATGAATTAATCTACAAGCGTGGTTATGGCAAAATCAACAAGAAGCGAATTGCCCTGACAGATAACACATTGATTGCCCGATCTCTTGGTAAATATGGCATCATCTGCATGGAGGATCTGATTCATGAGATCTATACTGTTGGAAAACGTTTCAAAGAGGCAAACAACTTTTTATGGCCCTTCAAATTATACTTTCCACGAGGGGGGATGAAGAAAAAGACCACCCATTTTGTGGAAGGTGTAGATGCTGGCAACAGAGAAGACCAGATCAATAGGCTTATTCGAAGAATGAACTAAGGTATCTACCATGATTATTTTTGTAATCGGGCCAGTTAATAAAGGACTACTCtcaagtggaaaaaataaataaataaataaagtattgaaaaatacaaattgcCAGCTGAGAATACTCTGACAAAGTTATCCTTTGGATATAAAGGTGAAATAAAGGCTTTCCCAGACAAACAGAAGCTAAGGGAGTTTACCACCCCCAAACAACTTACAAGAAATGTTGAAAGGAGCTTTTCAAGCTGGAATGAAAAGAGGAAGGCACACAAAATCTGATTAAGGTCATAAGTAGAAAAACTAATGTTTCTGGAATAGTATATTAAACAAGTACAAAGGTTAAAGGAAAAAGAGCATTACAAGTAAACATAGCTGCTATAACTTGGTCACAACATCACAACATAAAAAAGATATCttgtgacatcaaaaatataaaaagggaagaGTAAAAGGGATAGAAACTTTATAGGTGAACAAAGATAAATTGCTATCAGTAGAAAAACGACTTCTACCTATGAGATGTTTTTTGTAAACCACAAAGCAAACATCAGAGCAGAGAgacacaaaacattaaaaaaaagggggacaCTAAGCAAACTGTGGAAACCTTGGAGGACCACAAACTTACAAGggt
It encodes:
- the LOC131834026 gene encoding large ribosomal subunit protein uL30-like is translated as MRRLPLFPAGTMEGTEEKKKKVPAMPETLKKKRRNFAELKIKRLRKKFAQKMLRKARRKLIYEKAKHYHKEYRQMYRTKMRMARMARKAGNFYVPAEPKLAFVIRIRGINGVSPKVQKVLQLLRLRQIFNGTFVKLNKASVNMLRIVEPYIAWGYPNLKSVNELIYKRGYGKINKKRIALTDNTLIARSLGKYGIICMEDLIHEIYTVGKRFKEANNFLWPFKLYFPRGGMKKKTTHFVEGVDAGNREDQINRLIRRMN